A region of Nocardioides sp. JS614 DNA encodes the following proteins:
- a CDS encoding M20/M25/M40 family metallo-hydrolase has protein sequence MAQDPRTDPQQADPDPAREVVDVCRELIRMDTSNYGDEDGPGERKAAEYVAALLDEVGIEARLHESEPGRTSVLARWGGTDTERGGLLLHGHLDVVPAAAADWQVDPFSGEIQDGYVWGRGAVDMKDFDAMLLSVVRARQRAGRVPERPITLCFTADEEAGGHRGAQVLVDERAEELEGCTDAVGEVGGFSATVRGRRVYLIEAAEKGMAWMRLTARGRAGHGSMMNPDNAVTRLSAAVARIGAHDWPVRLTPTMRTLLAAVAELAGTEATPENAPALVEEFDGAARMLGAVIRNTANPTMLAAGYKVNVTPSEATAHVDGRFLPGYEDEFFATLADLVGEGIEVEHLSHQQPWETPYDGDLVDAMTRSLLAEDEDAVVAPYLMSGGTDAKHFRRLGLRSYGFAPLRLPADLDFTALFHGVDERVPIDALEFGARVLDRFLDEV, from the coding sequence ATGGCCCAGGACCCCCGCACCGACCCGCAGCAGGCGGATCCAGACCCTGCTCGCGAGGTCGTCGACGTGTGCCGCGAGCTGATCCGGATGGACACCTCGAACTACGGCGACGAGGACGGGCCGGGGGAGCGGAAGGCGGCCGAGTACGTCGCCGCGCTGCTCGACGAGGTGGGGATCGAGGCGCGCCTGCACGAGTCCGAGCCGGGGCGCACCTCGGTGCTGGCCCGGTGGGGTGGAACCGACACGGAGCGGGGCGGACTGCTGCTGCACGGCCACCTCGACGTCGTACCCGCCGCGGCCGCGGACTGGCAGGTCGACCCCTTCTCCGGCGAGATCCAGGACGGCTACGTCTGGGGACGCGGCGCGGTCGACATGAAGGACTTCGACGCGATGCTGCTGTCCGTGGTCCGGGCCCGGCAGCGCGCCGGGCGGGTGCCGGAGCGCCCGATCACGCTGTGCTTCACCGCGGACGAGGAGGCCGGCGGTCACCGCGGTGCGCAGGTCCTCGTGGACGAGCGGGCCGAGGAGCTCGAGGGCTGCACGGACGCCGTGGGCGAGGTGGGCGGGTTCAGCGCCACCGTGCGCGGCCGACGGGTCTACCTGATCGAGGCCGCGGAGAAGGGGATGGCCTGGATGCGGTTGACGGCCCGGGGTCGGGCCGGGCACGGCTCGATGATGAACCCCGACAACGCGGTCACCCGCCTCAGCGCCGCGGTCGCGCGGATCGGTGCCCACGACTGGCCGGTCCGGCTCACCCCGACGATGCGTACGCTGCTCGCCGCGGTGGCGGAGCTGGCCGGCACGGAGGCGACCCCCGAGAACGCGCCCGCGCTGGTCGAGGAGTTCGACGGCGCCGCCCGGATGCTCGGTGCGGTGATCCGCAACACCGCCAACCCCACGATGCTCGCCGCGGGCTACAAGGTGAACGTCACCCCCAGCGAGGCGACGGCGCACGTGGACGGCCGGTTCCTGCCCGGCTACGAGGACGAGTTCTTCGCGACCCTGGCCGACCTGGTCGGCGAGGGCATCGAGGTGGAGCACCTCAGCCACCAGCAGCCCTGGGAGACGCCGTACGACGGCGACCTGGTCGACGCCATGACCCGCTCGCTCCTCGCCGAGGACGAGGACGCCGTGGTCGCGCCGTACCTGATGAGCGGCGGCACCGACGCCAAACACTTCCGCCGGCTCGGCCTGCGCTCCTACGGGTTCGCGCCCCTCCGGCTGCCCGCGGACCTGGACTTCACGGCGCTGTTCCACGGCGTCGACGAGCGGGTGCCGATCGACGCGCTGGAGTTCGGCGCCCGGGTGCTCGACCGGTTCCTCGACGAGGTCTGA
- a CDS encoding GDSL-type esterase/lipase family protein, giving the protein MTAPLITTPVSSDLVRGAVELEPTEHGLRPHRLPAWARAQCADGQLAMAEAQPSGVRLMFRTEATVVELDVLATKMTYVGLEGRPDGVYDLVVDGRLVARATAPGGHLLTVDLATGGSALEPGPVGTVAFRGLPSEAKHVELWLPYSEVTEIVALRTDAPVEPVGADSRRVWLHHGSSISHGSNAESASTTWPALAAATGGVELVNLGLAGSALLDPFTARTMREASADLLSVKIGINLVNLDLMRLRAFGPAVHGFLDTMREGHPDTPLLVVSPICCPAHEEVPGPSAPDLSEGVRFVALGDPAERAAGKLTLGVIREQLAAIVAARAAQDPHLHYLDGLQLYGAEDHAELPLPDQLHPDAATHRLIGERFGRIVFGPGGAFAGE; this is encoded by the coding sequence CACCGGCTGCCCGCCTGGGCGCGGGCGCAGTGCGCCGACGGGCAGCTGGCGATGGCAGAGGCACAGCCGTCCGGGGTGCGGTTGATGTTCCGCACGGAGGCGACCGTCGTCGAGCTGGACGTGCTCGCCACCAAGATGACGTACGTCGGGCTCGAGGGCCGGCCGGACGGGGTGTACGACCTGGTCGTCGACGGGCGGCTGGTGGCCCGGGCCACCGCACCGGGCGGGCACCTCCTGACGGTCGACCTGGCGACCGGCGGGTCCGCGCTCGAGCCCGGACCGGTCGGGACCGTCGCCTTCCGGGGACTCCCGTCCGAGGCGAAGCACGTCGAGCTCTGGCTGCCGTACTCCGAGGTCACCGAGATCGTCGCGCTGCGCACCGACGCCCCCGTCGAGCCGGTCGGCGCCGATAGCCGGCGGGTGTGGCTGCACCACGGCAGCTCGATCAGCCACGGCTCCAACGCCGAGAGCGCCTCGACCACGTGGCCTGCGCTGGCGGCGGCCACCGGCGGGGTGGAGCTGGTGAACCTCGGCCTCGCCGGCAGTGCGCTCCTGGACCCGTTCACGGCCCGCACGATGCGCGAGGCGTCGGCGGACCTGCTGAGCGTGAAGATCGGCATCAACCTGGTCAACCTCGACCTGATGCGTCTGCGCGCGTTCGGCCCCGCCGTGCACGGCTTCCTGGACACCATGCGCGAAGGCCATCCGGACACCCCGCTGCTCGTGGTCTCCCCCATCTGCTGCCCGGCCCACGAGGAGGTGCCGGGCCCGAGCGCCCCGGACCTGTCGGAGGGGGTGCGGTTCGTCGCGCTCGGCGACCCGGCCGAGCGCGCGGCCGGGAAGCTCACCCTCGGGGTGATCCGTGAGCAGCTCGCCGCGATCGTCGCCGCCCGGGCCGCCCAGGACCCGCACCTGCACTACCTCGACGGCCTCCAGCTGTACGGCGCCGAGGACCACGCCGAGCTGCCGCTTCCGGACCAGCTGCACCCGGACGCCGCGACGCACCGCCTGATCGGCGAGCGCTTCGGCCGGATCGTGTTCGGTCCCGGAGGGGCGTTCGCCGGCGAGTAG